The Rhodothermus marinus DSM 4252 DNA segment GCCCAAGCCGAACGAAGGGCATCCGGCCATGCTGTTGCCGACCGTGGCCAGTGCGCTGCTCATCTGGCGCCAGCTCGCCGACGAGTTCGGCATCGATCGGTCGAAGAAAGGAGTCAACATGGAAATCGGTCACTCGGAGATGATCGGCCTCGATGCCGTTTACGATGTGGTGGAGCAGCTCGAAGAACGGGCCATGGTCCATTTCCACCTGAACAGCCAGGGCTACAACGATGGTATCATTCTGGGCGGTCCGGGGCGCTACGACATCGACCACGGCACGCGCGTCAACGGCATGAACATCGCGCTGGCCGGTCTGCTGGAGCAGGACGGGTACAATCGCTGGCTCGGGCACGACATGCAGCCCCGGCCCTACGACAACGAGGAGCAGGCCATCGATCGCGTGGTGCGCAGCATTCTGAGCTGGGAAGCCTGCCGCCGCGCCGCGCAGCAGCTCGACGTGTCGGAGCTGCTGGCGCTGCTGGCCCGGCGCGAGACGGCCCGCGCCGAAGATCTGATGCGGGCGGCGCTGGTCGAGGCGCAGCGTCAGTTCGACGCGCTCTACGAGCCGACCGTCAGCGCCTGAGCACGCGCCTGTTGGCAGAGCGAAGACTCGTTCAGGCCCCTTCTTCGGAAGGGGCCTTTTTTTCGAGGAACTCCAGGAGACGGGCAGCCTCGCGGTGGTCGTGGAGCGTCTGGATGGGATCGGGAGGCGTCGGGGCGTAGCAGGCGGCCTCGCAGGCGGCCAGCAATCGGGCCATGCGGGCCACTTCCGCTTCGGGCAGGCCGCGTTGGCGCAGGCGGTCGCACAGCCGGGAGCGCGTCAGGCCGCGCACGTCTTCGCCCAGGTAGCGTCCGGCCGCTCGTCGCAGCGTTTCTTCCAGTCGCCGGTAGAACAGGCGGGGCTCCAGCGTGGACGGCGGAAGCGCGTCGGGTTGCACGGGCGACGGTCGCGGGCGGCGGGCCGCACGCCGTCGCTGCGCCAGCAACAGCAGCAGTAGGATCACCAGAAGCCCTCCGCCGGCATAGGGCAGCCACCGGATCCATGAAAATGACCGAGAATGAACGGCCGCCGGGGAAGCGGTCGCCACCGGAGCAGTGGGCGTGGCCGAGGCCGGATGCACGACAAGCTCCGGCAGCGGAGCCGTCAGCGTGCGATAGACGCCGCCCTCCGGATCGAAGTAGGCGAGGCGCACGGGTGGCAGCGTGAAACGCCCGGCCCGGCCGGGCACGAGCACGTAGGACAGCGTGCGGGTGCCGGTCAGCCGCGCGCCGCGGCGGTCGAGCGTCAGCGCATCGTCGGCGGGATAGACGGCGAAGCTGGTGTCCACGTCCGGCCGGGGCGGCGTCAGCGTGGGCAGGTTTCCTGATCCGGACAGACGGATCGTGACGGTTACCGGCTCGCCGACACTTACTTCGGTAGGTGAGGCTTCGGCTTCCAGCCGGAATCGTCCCACGGCATCGACGAAACCCGACGGCGCTCCGTCCGGGAGCGGACGCACCGTCACGGTGAGCGCCGGAGCCGTCACGCGCTGCGGTTCGCTCGGACCCGGACGCAGCAGCGAGGCGAAGGGATCGAGCGGATCCGGCTGCAGCGAGACTTCGCTTTCGATGGTGAGCGGATCGATCTGAAGCATTCCGCTCCGCGTGGGAAACAGCGCGATGCGCTGCAGCACGAAGGTGTAATAGGCCGCGCCGTTGCGAAGTACCCGCTCGGGCAGCGGCCGATCTTCCACCTCAAGTTCCTCGCGCCAGAACCCTTCCGTTTCCCAGGAGCCCACCAGGCGGCTACGCCAGACCTGCAGCCCTTCCCGGAAGAACAGTCGGTATTCGAGCACGGTCTGTTGCCCTTCGTAGGGGATGGTGGGCTGCAGGGTGGCCTCGATAAACAGGTCGGGTGCAGCGGATGCGTTCGGCGCCACTTCGGCGGGCGGTGCCGTGGGTGCATCGTAGACGGTCAGTTCGATCGGATCGGTGGCCAGCGTCTGATCGCCCACCTGAAGCCGGAAGGCGCCGATGCGGGCTTTGCCGGGACGCACCGGCCGAAACCGCCAGCTGTAGCGGATACGTTGCTGGATGCGCCCGCCGATCAGCGAGTACTGGCGGTGTACGGTGGGCGTCGGATAGACGAGCGCCAGCCCTTCGGTCGGGGGCGGCTCCGGCATGCGCAATCCGTCGGGCAGGGCGCCGATGATGTCGACGGTGTAGACGACCGTCTCGCCCATGCCCACCTGGGTGCGACTGACGCGGGCCTGAACTTCTACCGTCCAGCGCTGCGCGGCCGCCGGGATGGCCCCCACGCTCAGGAACAGCATCGAAAGCAGCCAGCGCCGCATGCCGCTCACCAGTCTTTTTTGACCGTACGGGGATGGGTGGGCAGCCGCAGGGCACGCCGGAGGGCCTCCTGTTCCTGGCGTTGCAGGGCGTCGAGCAGGCGGGCGGCCGCCTCGGGCGAGAGCTGCGCCGATGAGGTGGGTGTCTGGGATTGTCTTTCAGAGGCGGCGGAATCGGACGGGTCGTTCTGCGCAGGCGCACGCTCCGCATTGTGCCGGCGGTTGCCGTCCGCCACACCCTGTCCGGGTGTATTCTGCGTGTCGGCGTCGTTCGGATTGTTCTGTTCGGCCCCGCCTACCGACGGTGGCGGTGGACTGGAAGGCGGCAGGTGGCGCAGGACGTATTCGTAGTTGAAGCGGGCATCTTCGAAGTCGGGGTCGGCCAGCAGCGCCGTGCGGTAGTAGTGCAGGGCCGCCTGCAGGTCGCCCTCGGCGAAGGCCGCGTTGCCGGCGTTGTAGGCGGCGCGTGCCCGTGCGGCATCGTCGGGGGCCATGCGGAGCGCCGCGTCGAGAGCGGCACGTGCGCTTCCCGCCTGGCCCAGACGCAGCAGGGCCGCCCCCAGGTTGTGCTGCAGCCCGAAGCGCGTGGCTGGATCCTGCGTCAGCAGCAATCCCTGGCGGTAATGCTCGGCCGCCTCGGCGTAGCGTCCGGCCCGGTAGGCCGCGTTGCCCCGGCGGCCCTGGCGGGCGCCGTCGTCGGCAAGCAGCAACAGCAGCAGCGCAAGTCCGATCAGTAGGCGCATCGTCTCAGGCGGTCTGGAGCGTTCGGCGGCGTTCGGGCAGCAGCGCTTCGAGCACCAGCAACAGCAGGGCCAGCGCCAGCGGCCACTGATAGCGCTCGGCGTAGGTTTCGAACGTCTCGGTCGCGATCGGGGTCCGGGCGAAGCCGTCCAGCCGCTTCAGCAGGGCCGGCACGACCTCGCCGGTGCGTCCCAGATGGAAGTAGCCGTCCGGTCCGGCCAGCGCCTGTAGCGTGGCCGGCTCCAGCCGCGTGTGTACGACACGGCCTTCCGCGTCGCGCCGGACGCCCACGCGGCGGCCGTCGCGGTACACGGGAATCGGGGCGCCCGCGGTTTCGCCCACGCCGACAGCCAGCCGCTCGATGCCGGCCTCCTGAAGTTGGCGGAGCGCCTGCTCGAAGCCCTCCGCGTGGTTTTCGCCATCGGAGACGACTAGTAGCACCCGGCTACGTGGTACTTCGTCCGGTTGCGGTGCCTCGAAGGCCTGCAGGGCCACCTGGATCATGCGGACGTAGTCGGTGCCCGGCGTGGGGATCAGCGACGGATCGGCCACGTCCAGAAACAGCCGTACGGCGCCGTAGTCCGTGGTGAACGGACATTGCAGAAAGGCGTCGCCGGCGAACAGAATCAGGCCCACGCGATCGCCTTCCAGATGCTCGAGCAGGCGATAGAGTTCGTATCGGGCGCGGGCCAGTCGACTGGGCGCCACGTCTTCGGCCAGCATGGAGTTCGACACGTCCAGTGCGATGAGCAGGTCGAGGCCTCGCCGTTCGGCCTGGCGGGGTTGCAGGCCGAGGCGGGGACCGGCCAGCGCCAGCGCGAGCAGTGCCACGGCGGTCAGGAGCAACGCGGCCCGCAGCCGGGCACGTCCGGGAGCCGGCGCGGCCAGTTGGGCGATCAGCACCGGATCGCCCAGCCGCTCGAGATCGCGCCGGCGCCGACGCGCCGCCCACATCAGCAGCAGCGCGGTGCCCGGCACGGCGGCCAGCGCCCAGAGCCATTCGGGATGGAGCCAGTGCAGGTTCATGTGACGACCAGGCGGCGGAGTCGGGTGGTGCGCAGGATCACTTCCAGCAGAAGCAGCAGCAGGGCCGGTCCCAGAAAGATCGCGTACCGCTCCCGGGCGGTTTCGTAGCGGGTGACGGCCACCGGACTTTTCTCCAGGCGGTCAATCTCGGCGTAGATGGCCTCCAGCGTGCGCGCATCGGTGGCGCGAAAGTAGCGGCCGCCGGTCTTTTCGGCCACTTCGCGCATCATGGCCTCGTCGATCTCGACCGGTACGGGTTGCGGGCGGGTGCCGAAAGGTGTCTGCACCGGATAGGGCGCTTCGCCCCGGCCGCTGAGGCCGATCGTGTAGATG contains these protein-coding regions:
- a CDS encoding tetratricopeptide repeat protein, coding for MRLLIGLALLLLLLADDGARQGRRGNAAYRAGRYAEAAEHYRQGLLLTQDPATRFGLQHNLGAALLRLGQAGSARAALDAALRMAPDDAARARAAYNAGNAAFAEGDLQAALHYYRTALLADPDFEDARFNYEYVLRHLPPSSPPPPSVGGAEQNNPNDADTQNTPGQGVADGNRRHNAERAPAQNDPSDSAASERQSQTPTSSAQLSPEAAARLLDALQRQEQEALRRALRLPTHPRTVKKDW
- a CDS encoding BatD family protein, which produces MRRWLLSMLFLSVGAIPAAAQRWTVEVQARVSRTQVGMGETVVYTVDIIGALPDGLRMPEPPPTEGLALVYPTPTVHRQYSLIGGRIQQRIRYSWRFRPVRPGKARIGAFRLQVGDQTLATDPIELTVYDAPTAPPAEVAPNASAAPDLFIEATLQPTIPYEGQQTVLEYRLFFREGLQVWRSRLVGSWETEGFWREELEVEDRPLPERVLRNGAAYYTFVLQRIALFPTRSGMLQIDPLTIESEVSLQPDPLDPFASLLRPGPSEPQRVTAPALTVTVRPLPDGAPSGFVDAVGRFRLEAEASPTEVSVGEPVTVTIRLSGSGNLPTLTPPRPDVDTSFAVYPADDALTLDRRGARLTGTRTLSYVLVPGRAGRFTLPPVRLAYFDPEGGVYRTLTAPLPELVVHPASATPTAPVATASPAAVHSRSFSWIRWLPYAGGGLLVILLLLLLAQRRRAARRPRPSPVQPDALPPSTLEPRLFYRRLEETLRRAAGRYLGEDVRGLTRSRLCDRLRQRGLPEAEVARMARLLAACEAACYAPTPPDPIQTLHDHREAARLLEFLEKKAPSEEGA
- a CDS encoding TIM barrel protein encodes the protein MANAQTFHSICRWTFNAGKGGFVPANIRPAWAADRFGTVEFIYLVKEKIAPRLPDTITLGVELHYDNEINEQNAEAVAKALAETGLHLAMITPGAHIHFGYGGICSLDPKERAAAEELGRRTVELAYGPLRKAWHPDSDKAPTLVIWNGSFGYDLATVGVRQMYRNLKESLARLCQLEQEKGGLMYIGIEPKPNEGHPAMLLPTVASALLIWRQLADEFGIDRSKKGVNMEIGHSEMIGLDAVYDVVEQLEERAMVHFHLNSQGYNDGIILGGPGRYDIDHGTRVNGMNIALAGLLEQDGYNRWLGHDMQPRPYDNEEQAIDRVVRSILSWEACRRAAQQLDVSELLALLARRETARAEDLMRAALVEAQRQFDALYEPTVSA
- a CDS encoding VWA domain-containing protein, producing MNLHWLHPEWLWALAAVPGTALLLMWAARRRRRDLERLGDPVLIAQLAAPAPGRARLRAALLLTAVALLALALAGPRLGLQPRQAERRGLDLLIALDVSNSMLAEDVAPSRLARARYELYRLLEHLEGDRVGLILFAGDAFLQCPFTTDYGAVRLFLDVADPSLIPTPGTDYVRMIQVALQAFEAPQPDEVPRSRVLLVVSDGENHAEGFEQALRQLQEAGIERLAVGVGETAGAPIPVYRDGRRVGVRRDAEGRVVHTRLEPATLQALAGPDGYFHLGRTGEVVPALLKRLDGFARTPIATETFETYAERYQWPLALALLLLVLEALLPERRRTLQTA